One stretch of Rosistilla oblonga DNA includes these proteins:
- the lpdA gene encoding dihydrolipoyl dehydrogenase: MHSSLVVLGGGPGGYAAAFLAADEGLDVTIVEADSRLGGTCLLRGCIPSKALLHVARVISEVQELNEDWGVSYPGAPSIDIDKVRGRKETVISNLTGGLQALAKRRGVKVIHAKGVFENSTTLKLEGDHASIPEGGKITFDHCILATGSVPFVPPAFDIGSDRVMDSTGALELKDVPETMLVVGGGYIGLELGSVYAQLGSKVSIVELMDGLLPGADRDLVKPLQKRIEKLVDGRLFLNTKVGSLAEEKDGVHVTFEGPNKFGNEVYDRVLVSIGRRPVSKGFGLENTQVVVNAKGFVECDSQQRTADPHILAIGDVAGEPMLAHKANHEGRVAAEVVLGKNSAFDKVAIPAVVFTDPEIAWAGLTEGEAKAAGRKVDVEVYPWAASGRAQAIGRTEGSTKWLVDPETHRVVGCGIVGAGAGELIAEAVLAIEMGCEVHDITDSIHPHPTLSETLMNAGEVHFGTATEIYKPKKK; this comes from the coding sequence ATGCATTCATCGCTCGTTGTATTGGGCGGGGGTCCAGGCGGCTACGCGGCCGCATTTCTGGCCGCCGACGAAGGTCTGGACGTCACGATTGTCGAAGCCGATTCGCGGCTCGGCGGAACGTGCTTGCTGCGGGGCTGTATCCCCAGCAAGGCTTTGTTGCATGTTGCTCGGGTGATCAGCGAAGTTCAGGAACTCAACGAAGACTGGGGCGTCAGCTATCCTGGCGCTCCGTCGATCGATATCGATAAGGTTCGCGGTCGCAAAGAAACTGTGATCTCGAACCTGACCGGTGGCCTTCAAGCTCTGGCCAAACGCCGCGGCGTGAAAGTCATCCACGCCAAGGGCGTCTTTGAAAACAGCACCACCCTGAAGCTGGAAGGGGACCACGCGTCGATCCCCGAAGGCGGAAAGATCACTTTCGATCATTGCATCCTCGCGACCGGCAGCGTTCCTTTTGTTCCGCCTGCGTTTGACATCGGCAGCGATCGCGTGATGGACAGCACCGGCGCGTTGGAACTGAAAGACGTTCCCGAAACGATGCTGGTTGTCGGCGGTGGATACATCGGCCTGGAGCTTGGCAGCGTCTACGCTCAACTGGGCAGCAAGGTTTCGATCGTCGAATTGATGGACGGCCTGCTGCCAGGCGCCGACCGCGATCTGGTTAAGCCGCTGCAGAAGCGGATCGAAAAACTAGTCGACGGCCGGTTGTTCCTGAACACCAAAGTCGGCTCGCTTGCCGAAGAGAAAGACGGCGTTCACGTGACCTTCGAAGGGCCAAACAAGTTTGGCAACGAAGTCTACGACCGCGTGCTGGTTTCGATCGGCCGCCGCCCCGTCAGCAAAGGCTTTGGCCTGGAGAACACCCAGGTCGTCGTCAACGCCAAAGGCTTTGTGGAGTGCGATTCGCAACAGCGGACCGCCGACCCGCACATCCTGGCGATCGGCGACGTCGCTGGCGAACCGATGCTTGCACACAAAGCCAACCACGAAGGTCGGGTCGCGGCCGAAGTCGTGCTTGGCAAGAACTCCGCCTTCGACAAAGTGGCGATTCCCGCAGTGGTCTTCACCGATCCCGAAATCGCTTGGGCTGGCCTGACCGAAGGCGAAGCCAAAGCTGCCGGCCGCAAGGTCGATGTCGAGGTCTACCCCTGGGCTGCTAGCGGTCGCGCTCAAGCGATCGGCCGGACCGAAGGTTCGACCAAGTGGCTCGTCGACCCTGAAACCCATCGCGTTGTCGGCTGTGGAATCGTTGGTGCCGGAGCTGGCGAATTGATCGCCGAAGCCGTCTTGGCGATCGAGATGGGCTGCGAAGTCCACGATATCACCGACAGCATCCACCCGCACCCAACGCTCAGCGAAACGCTGATGAACGCGGGCGAAGTCCACTTCGGCACGGCGACGGAAATCTACAAGCCGAAGAAGAAATAG
- the rpsD gene encoding 30S ribosomal protein S4 — translation MARYTGPKARINRRLGAMIYETAGAARAMERRNTPPGMHTRGRRPSNYGLALMEKQKIKHYYGLGERQLRRYFDAVSSKQGNTGELLLLMCERRLDNIVRRCGFTKTRPQARQGVTHGHFLVNGVKVTKPNYLLRPGDVVEVRDREGLKNLYRGVIANASPDALDWVAFDSENLKATIQGLPGPSDISLPVDANSVVEFLSR, via the coding sequence ATGGCCCGTTATACCGGACCCAAAGCACGTATTAATCGCCGTCTAGGCGCCATGATCTATGAAACCGCCGGTGCTGCCCGCGCGATGGAACGCCGCAATACCCCTCCAGGTATGCACACCCGCGGCCGTCGCCCCAGTAACTACGGTCTGGCGTTGATGGAGAAACAAAAGATCAAGCACTATTACGGCTTGGGCGAACGACAACTGCGCCGCTACTTCGATGCGGTCAGCAGCAAGCAAGGAAACACGGGTGAGTTGTTGCTCCTGATGTGCGAACGCCGTCTGGACAACATCGTCCGCCGCTGCGGGTTCACCAAAACTCGCCCTCAAGCTCGCCAAGGCGTTACCCACGGCCACTTCTTGGTTAATGGCGTCAAAGTTACCAAGCCAAACTACCTGCTGCGTCCAGGCGACGTGGTTGAAGTTCGCGACCGCGAAGGCCTGAAGAACCTGTACCGCGGCGTGATCGCCAACGCTTCGCCCGACGCCCTCGACTGGGTGGCATTCGACAGCGAAAACCTGAAGGCAACCATCCAAGGCCTTCCCGGCCCTAGCGACATCAGCCTGCCGGTAGATGCTAACTCCGTGGTCGAATTCCTGTCTCGCTAG
- a CDS encoding 3-keto-disaccharide hydrolase: MKAPFVVALALVSLFVSSAATADEAFPKGQWVSLFNGKNLDGWTPKIKGYDLGDNYGNTFRVEDGVIKVGYDAYDSFDKRFGHLFYKQPFSNYRFRVEYRFVGEQCKGGEGWALRNSGVMLHGESPEEMTKDQDFPTSIEVQLLGGDGKRPRTNANLCTPGTNVVKEGKLFTPHCTSSSSKTYHGDQWVTVEIEVRGNDVIRHLIDGEVVLEYTKPQLDERDAHAAKLIEKAGTKMLSGGSISLQSESHPIEFRKVEIMLLD; encoded by the coding sequence ATGAAAGCTCCTTTTGTCGTCGCGTTGGCTCTCGTATCGTTGTTCGTTTCGTCCGCTGCCACCGCGGACGAAGCCTTTCCCAAGGGGCAGTGGGTTTCGCTGTTTAACGGCAAGAACCTCGACGGCTGGACGCCGAAGATCAAGGGCTACGATCTGGGCGACAATTATGGCAACACGTTCCGCGTCGAAGATGGCGTGATAAAAGTCGGCTACGACGCCTACGATTCGTTTGATAAACGCTTCGGGCATCTGTTTTATAAGCAGCCATTTTCGAACTATCGCTTTCGCGTCGAGTACCGTTTTGTCGGCGAGCAATGCAAGGGAGGCGAGGGCTGGGCGCTTCGCAATAGCGGCGTGATGCTGCATGGCGAGTCGCCCGAAGAGATGACCAAGGACCAGGACTTTCCGACCTCGATCGAGGTTCAGTTGCTCGGCGGCGATGGCAAACGTCCGCGGACCAACGCCAATCTTTGCACCCCCGGCACAAACGTCGTGAAGGAGGGCAAGTTGTTCACGCCGCACTGCACCAGTTCGTCATCGAAGACCTATCACGGCGACCAGTGGGTGACTGTCGAGATCGAAGTCCGGGGGAACGATGTGATCCGCCACTTGATCGATGGCGAGGTGGTTCTGGAATACACCAAGCCGCAGTTGGATGAACGCGACGCCCACGCCGCCAAATTGATCGAAAAGGCGGGGACGAAGATGTTGTCCGGCGGATCGATCTCGCTGCAATCCGAGAGCCATCCGATCGAGTTCCGCAAGGTCGAGATCATGCTGTTGGATTGA
- a CDS encoding DUF5989 family protein — protein MEDQDDKFAEIANASHEQSFLSELVEFLRFNKKWWLAPILIALLLLGALLMLSSTAAAPFIYTLF, from the coding sequence ATGGAAGATCAAGACGACAAATTCGCCGAAATCGCCAACGCTTCCCACGAGCAATCGTTCCTGAGCGAGCTGGTTGAATTCTTGAGGTTCAACAAAAAGTGGTGGCTCGCTCCGATCCTGATCGCGCTACTGCTGCTCGGTGCACTGCTGATGCTGTCGAGCACCGCAGCAGCCCCTTTCATCTATACGCTGTTTTGA
- a CDS encoding SxtJ family membrane protein, whose translation MTAILGISAFYHDSAAALIVDGAIVAAAQEERFTRCKHDASFPEHAIAFCLEQAGLSRADLDYVAFYEKPFVKFERLLETYLAVAPAGFRSFAAAMPVWLKDKLFIKRRLRRELADAPKAKLIFTGHHQSHAASAFFPSPFEEAAFLTLDSVGQWATTTWGVGRGNKLQTDHQINFPHSLGLLYSAFTYHCGFKVNSGEYKLMGLAPYGSPIYADTIREHLIDIRDDGSFWMDMRYFQYCRGLTMTNRRFRDLFQISPRAPESELQQQHFDMAASVQAVIEEIVMAMARHIHRRTACKNLVLAGGVALNCVANGRLLREGPFERIWVQPAAGDAGGALGGSLLAWHQLLNKQRTVQPDQDSQAGSLLGPSYTNAAISQFLDRQAARYTQIDDDRELTRRVAELLSEGKVVGWFHGRMEFGPRALGARSILADARAPQMQSSLNDKVKRRESFRPFAPIVLQELAADWFDIAPPHDSPYMSFVTKVAEPKRSPHNEIPAVTHIDGTARLQTVDRVRNPRLHQLLTDFYQQTQCPVLVNTSFNVRGEPIVCTPEDAFRCFAKTEIDVLVLENCIVLKSENSHQEPTIESLNPESLNPRKRSEIATAPDDKTLRQFGFLLGLILAVAAGFRWHAGSTNLAGAMTAAAVASAAIGAVVPRILKPLLVGWMIAVFPIRWLVSHMTLAIIYYGIITPLGLILRIAGHDPLGRKESKRPSHWIAAEPEVGAERYLKQY comes from the coding sequence ATGACCGCGATCCTGGGGATCTCCGCTTTTTATCATGACAGCGCGGCGGCACTTATCGTCGACGGAGCGATCGTTGCGGCGGCGCAGGAAGAACGTTTTACGCGGTGCAAGCACGACGCAAGTTTCCCCGAACATGCGATCGCTTTTTGCCTGGAACAAGCCGGACTCTCGCGAGCCGATCTCGACTACGTCGCCTTCTATGAAAAGCCGTTTGTGAAGTTCGAACGACTGCTGGAGACCTATCTGGCGGTCGCTCCCGCGGGCTTCCGCAGCTTTGCCGCCGCGATGCCGGTCTGGTTAAAGGACAAGTTATTCATCAAACGCAGATTGCGGCGAGAACTCGCCGACGCGCCCAAAGCCAAGCTGATCTTCACCGGGCATCATCAGAGCCACGCGGCGAGCGCATTCTTCCCCAGCCCGTTCGAAGAAGCGGCCTTCTTAACGCTCGATAGCGTTGGTCAGTGGGCCACAACAACTTGGGGCGTCGGTCGCGGAAACAAACTCCAAACCGATCACCAAATCAATTTCCCGCACTCGCTGGGACTACTCTATTCCGCGTTCACCTATCACTGCGGATTCAAGGTCAACAGCGGCGAATACAAGCTGATGGGGTTGGCGCCTTACGGATCGCCGATCTATGCCGACACGATCCGTGAGCATTTGATCGACATCCGCGACGACGGCAGCTTTTGGATGGACATGCGTTACTTCCAATACTGCCGCGGACTGACGATGACGAATCGTCGGTTCAGGGACCTATTTCAGATCTCGCCACGAGCCCCCGAATCGGAATTGCAGCAGCAACATTTCGACATGGCAGCCAGCGTTCAAGCGGTCATCGAAGAGATCGTGATGGCGATGGCCAGGCACATCCACCGACGAACCGCTTGCAAAAACCTGGTTCTTGCCGGAGGCGTCGCGCTGAATTGCGTTGCCAACGGGCGACTGTTGCGGGAGGGACCGTTTGAGCGCATCTGGGTTCAACCGGCTGCCGGAGATGCAGGCGGCGCACTCGGCGGATCGCTGCTTGCTTGGCACCAACTGTTGAACAAACAACGCACTGTTCAACCGGACCAAGATTCACAAGCCGGCAGCCTGCTGGGCCCCAGCTACACCAACGCCGCGATTTCGCAGTTCCTCGATCGACAAGCGGCTCGCTACACACAAATCGATGACGATCGAGAGCTCACGCGCCGCGTGGCGGAACTCTTGTCGGAAGGGAAGGTCGTCGGCTGGTTTCACGGCCGGATGGAGTTTGGTCCGCGAGCGCTCGGCGCACGCAGCATCTTGGCCGACGCGCGGGCTCCACAAATGCAGTCGAGCCTGAACGACAAAGTGAAACGCCGCGAGAGCTTTCGGCCGTTTGCCCCGATCGTACTTCAAGAACTGGCGGCCGATTGGTTCGACATCGCACCGCCGCACGACAGCCCCTACATGTCGTTTGTCACCAAGGTGGCCGAACCGAAACGGAGTCCGCACAACGAGATCCCCGCAGTGACTCATATCGACGGCACGGCGCGACTGCAAACCGTCGATCGCGTCCGCAACCCGCGACTGCATCAACTGCTGACCGACTTCTACCAACAGACTCAATGCCCGGTCCTGGTCAACACAAGCTTCAACGTTCGCGGCGAACCGATCGTTTGCACTCCCGAAGACGCTTTTCGTTGTTTCGCGAAGACCGAGATCGACGTCTTGGTTTTAGAAAACTGCATCGTGCTGAAATCCGAAAACTCGCACCAAGAACCGACAATCGAATCACTCAACCCCGAGAGTCTCAACCCCAGAAAGCGTTCCGAGATCGCGACCGCTCCCGACGACAAGACGCTCCGCCAGTTTGGCTTCCTACTGGGACTGATCCTCGCCGTCGCCGCCGGCTTCCGCTGGCACGCAGGTTCGACGAACCTAGCGGGAGCAATGACCGCCGCTGCTGTCGCCAGCGCCGCGATCGGTGCGGTGGTTCCGCGGATACTGAAGCCACTGCTTGTCGGGTGGATGATCGCCGTCTTTCCAATCCGCTGGCTGGTCTCTCACATGACCTTAGCGATCATTTATTATGGGATCATCACGCCGCTGGGGCTGATCCTGCGAATCGCGGGGCACGATCCGCTGGGCCGCAAAGAATCGAAGCGGCCCAGCCACTGGATCGCGGCGGAGCCAGAGGTCGGGGCCGAGCGTTACTTGAAACAATATTAG
- a CDS encoding sensor histidine kinase encodes MNQTGLLPSISWNGSRWWLPLSTATANQLAQQFLQPTSDALRALLESDPALRIWMLLECAASNNAALLTLSNLANQAPAVLAAAFRDSDRQSDSPSDLQSFHPHWCELHRDATAWDSPERWLQVTGPVVPSAWQQTWPRLVDATNLPQTCPDFGGNKLDLARLLQTTDRAAATNAQLVKTLKAEKLAALKEFAYGLSHEINNPLANISTRAQSLARDENSPDRKRMLAAIVNQAMRAYEMIADAMFFANPPQPKIADDNDPEDVSELVRQIVDEFTASSAIDGIAISSQVTPDCRATIDRGQIADAIRSLLRNACEAIHPPGQIAVELVRADKMLRLRITDSGPGLNKRERRHAFDPFFSGREAGRGLGLGLCKAQRVIELAGGRIAIDSSPTGCVATVHIPAA; translated from the coding sequence ATGAACCAAACCGGGCTGCTGCCGTCGATCTCGTGGAATGGCTCACGCTGGTGGCTGCCGCTGTCGACCGCCACCGCAAACCAACTGGCTCAACAGTTCCTGCAACCCACCTCCGACGCGCTTCGAGCGCTGCTGGAATCCGATCCCGCACTGCGGATTTGGATGCTGTTGGAGTGTGCAGCTTCCAATAACGCGGCTCTCCTGACGCTCAGCAACCTAGCCAACCAAGCTCCCGCTGTGCTCGCTGCTGCATTCCGCGACAGCGACCGCCAAAGCGATTCGCCCAGCGATCTCCAGAGCTTCCATCCCCACTGGTGCGAACTGCACCGCGATGCCACCGCGTGGGATTCCCCCGAGCGATGGCTGCAGGTCACCGGCCCGGTCGTTCCATCGGCTTGGCAACAGACCTGGCCTCGATTGGTCGACGCCACCAACCTCCCGCAAACATGTCCCGATTTCGGCGGCAACAAACTCGACCTCGCGCGGCTTCTGCAAACTACCGACCGCGCCGCTGCGACAAACGCTCAGCTCGTTAAGACGCTCAAGGCAGAGAAGCTCGCGGCGTTAAAGGAGTTTGCTTATGGGCTCAGCCATGAGATCAACAATCCGCTGGCCAACATCTCGACTCGGGCGCAGAGCCTCGCCCGCGACGAGAACTCTCCCGATCGCAAGCGAATGCTCGCGGCTATCGTCAACCAAGCGATGCGTGCGTATGAGATGATCGCCGACGCGATGTTCTTCGCGAATCCGCCGCAGCCGAAGATTGCCGACGACAACGACCCCGAAGACGTCTCGGAATTGGTCCGCCAGATCGTGGATGAATTCACCGCCAGCAGCGCGATCGACGGCATCGCGATCTCCTCGCAGGTCACCCCCGATTGCCGAGCCACCATCGACCGCGGACAGATTGCCGACGCGATCCGCTCTCTGTTGCGCAACGCCTGCGAAGCGATCCACCCTCCCGGTCAGATCGCCGTCGAACTGGTTCGCGCTGACAAAATGCTGCGACTGAGGATCACCGACAGCGGGCCGGGACTGAACAAACGGGAACGACGGCACGCCTTCGACCCATTCTTCAGCGGGCGTGAAGCGGGCCGCGGACTTGGGCTGGGCCTCTGCAAAGCCCAACGCGTGATCGAACTAGCCGGCGGCCGGATCGCCATCGACAGCAGCCCCACCGGCTGCGTTGCAACCGTGCATATTCCGGCAGCATAA
- a CDS encoding response regulator — protein MTTKTVFTTGEAAKICKVSQQTIIRCFDNGTLKGFRVPGSRFRRIPRDLLYSFMKDNGIPTDALESGKKKILVVDDDVDLVELIVEGLERDGRFDLRTANNGFDAGMQVKEFRPDLVILDVMLPDINGKEVCQRVRSDPAMDSVQIICISGMIEQDKVQSLRDAGANDFMQKPFAIEDLIARGCDLLEIERKAEH, from the coding sequence ATGACCACAAAAACGGTCTTTACCACCGGCGAGGCTGCCAAGATTTGCAAGGTCAGCCAACAAACGATCATTCGCTGTTTTGACAACGGAACGCTCAAGGGCTTCCGAGTCCCTGGCAGCCGATTCCGGCGGATTCCACGCGACCTCCTGTATTCCTTTATGAAGGACAACGGGATTCCGACCGACGCTCTCGAAAGCGGCAAGAAGAAGATCCTAGTCGTCGACGACGATGTCGATTTGGTCGAACTGATCGTCGAAGGCCTGGAGCGCGATGGCCGCTTCGATCTCCGCACCGCCAACAACGGCTTCGATGCGGGGATGCAAGTCAAAGAGTTTCGCCCCGACCTGGTGATCCTCGATGTCATGCTTCCCGATATCAACGGCAAAGAGGTTTGCCAACGCGTCCGCAGCGATCCTGCCATGGACAGCGTTCAAATCATCTGCATCTCGGGCATGATCGAACAAGATAAAGTTCAATCGCTCCGCGACGCAGGCGCCAACGACTTCATGCAGAAGCCTTTTGCGATCGAAGATCTGATCGCTCGCGGCTGTGATCTGCTGGAGATCGAACGCAAAGCGGAACACTAG
- the mnmG gene encoding tRNA uridine-5-carboxymethylaminomethyl(34) synthesis enzyme MnmG, producing MFAAEYDFDVLVIGAGHAGTEAAAAAARLGAKTALLTTNLDTVGQMSCNPAIGGVAKGHIVREVDALGGLMGIATDRTGIQFRMLNRRKGPAMHSPRAQADKKAYQIEIKRLIEEQPNLWLRQEVVEDLVTETIDGRPQITGVKVKGDALYRARCVVLTTGTFLQAIMHTGEAKTQGGRAGEGTTAGISGALHRLGFQLERFKTGTPPRLNGRTIDYSQTERQPGDDDPQPFSFMTDAITTPQLPCWITHTNAQVHDLIRANLQRAPMYSGQIDSTGPRYCPSIEDKIVRFAERDSHQLFLEPEGFNTQEVYVNGVSTSLPRDVQDQMFRLIPGLQNAQIMRYGYAVEYDYCPPQQLRPHLESKLVDGLFLAGQINGTTGYEEAAGQGLLAGANAALTVAGREPLILGREDAYMGVLIDDLVTSGTDEPYRMFTSRAEYRLTLRQDNADRRLTKIANDVGLIDPVRWQRFETKLAEIDQGTQWLKAGRIEGQPAAKYLCRPETTWQQIEEAVPQLRELSAEAAQQVEFDTRYAGYVNRQQTEIARMNRLSEKKIPADFDFKNIRSLRTEAFQKFEKIRPITIAQARRISGITPADIALLLARLESQNMAKTSKPERRPQTPPPQSASPN from the coding sequence ATGTTTGCGGCGGAATACGATTTTGATGTCCTAGTAATCGGCGCCGGGCACGCCGGAACCGAAGCTGCCGCGGCGGCGGCCCGGCTGGGAGCCAAGACGGCCCTGCTGACGACCAACCTCGATACCGTCGGCCAAATGAGCTGCAATCCGGCGATCGGCGGCGTCGCCAAGGGGCATATCGTCCGCGAAGTCGATGCCCTCGGCGGCCTGATGGGCATCGCGACCGATCGGACCGGCATCCAGTTCCGCATGCTCAATCGACGCAAGGGGCCGGCGATGCACAGCCCGCGTGCCCAAGCCGACAAAAAGGCGTACCAGATCGAGATCAAACGCTTAATCGAGGAACAGCCCAACCTCTGGCTGCGGCAGGAAGTCGTCGAGGACTTGGTCACCGAAACGATCGACGGACGCCCGCAGATCACGGGAGTTAAAGTCAAAGGGGACGCGCTCTACCGCGCCCGCTGCGTCGTGCTGACGACGGGGACTTTTTTGCAAGCAATCATGCACACCGGCGAAGCCAAAACCCAAGGGGGCCGCGCCGGCGAAGGGACAACGGCCGGGATCAGCGGCGCCCTGCATCGACTCGGCTTCCAACTGGAACGCTTCAAAACCGGCACCCCTCCGCGGCTGAACGGCCGCACGATCGATTATTCGCAAACCGAACGCCAGCCGGGAGACGACGATCCGCAACCGTTCTCCTTCATGACCGATGCGATCACCACCCCGCAGCTCCCCTGCTGGATCACCCACACGAACGCCCAAGTCCATGACCTGATCCGCGCCAACCTCCAGCGGGCGCCGATGTACAGCGGCCAGATCGACAGTACCGGGCCGCGTTATTGCCCGTCGATCGAAGACAAGATCGTTCGTTTTGCCGAACGCGACTCGCATCAACTGTTCCTCGAACCCGAGGGCTTCAACACCCAAGAGGTCTACGTCAACGGCGTCTCGACCAGCCTGCCTCGCGATGTCCAAGACCAGATGTTCCGCTTGATCCCCGGCCTGCAAAACGCCCAGATCATGCGCTACGGATACGCCGTCGAATACGATTATTGCCCGCCACAGCAGCTTCGCCCCCACCTGGAGAGCAAGCTAGTCGACGGACTGTTCCTGGCCGGCCAGATCAACGGCACCACCGGATACGAAGAAGCCGCCGGGCAAGGCCTGTTGGCCGGCGCCAACGCAGCTCTGACCGTTGCCGGCCGCGAACCACTGATTCTCGGCCGCGAAGACGCCTACATGGGCGTACTGATCGACGACCTCGTCACCAGCGGGACCGACGAACCGTATCGCATGTTCACCAGCCGCGCCGAATATCGACTCACCCTACGGCAGGACAATGCCGACCGCCGCTTAACCAAGATCGCCAACGACGTCGGCTTGATCGATCCCGTGCGATGGCAGCGATTTGAAACCAAACTGGCCGAGATCGACCAGGGAACTCAGTGGCTCAAGGCGGGCCGCATCGAGGGACAACCAGCCGCCAAGTACCTCTGCCGCCCCGAAACGACGTGGCAGCAGATCGAAGAAGCCGTCCCGCAACTGCGAGAACTCTCAGCCGAAGCGGCTCAACAAGTCGAATTCGACACGCGGTATGCCGGATACGTCAATCGGCAACAGACCGAGATCGCGCGGATGAACCGGCTGTCGGAAAAGAAGATCCCCGCCGATTTCGACTTCAAAAACATCCGCTCGCTGCGAACCGAAGCCTTTCAAAAATTCGAGAAGATACGGCCGATCACGATCGCCCAAGCGCGTCGGATCAGCGGAATCACGCCCGCCGACATCGCCCTCCTTCTGGCTCGCCTCGAGTCGCAAAACATGGCAAAAACCAGCAAGCCGGAGCGTCGGCCCCAGACTCCGCCCCCCCAATCGGCAAGCCCGAATTGA
- a CDS encoding Rpn family recombination-promoting nuclease/putative transposase produces the protein MSDDAVNNPHDRFVRRFLGEIDQVRQLVLWRLPPEVVAELDLDTIAPAKQSFVDQTLRESLSDLVFEVALAGGGEALVVLLFEHKSTPDAMTSFQVLRYIVGVLDQRQRDSLPLCCVIPIVLYHGVRPWNVARSLPELIDAPASLQPYVPSFTMPLIDLSCCTDEELRTESLFFAYMSLLKYIGRDELPERLPELLRLFRKLLPPATGLSSLETILRYLVSGTDRVTRDQLRTAVADALRIEGESLMPTIAEQWLQEGIEKGVQAGVEKGEWIGRIRTLQEVLSRKVDSVESLMSLQVSELQQLAGDLSEALPKEGR, from the coding sequence ATGTCGGACGACGCCGTCAATAATCCTCACGACCGGTTTGTTCGCCGGTTCTTAGGCGAGATCGATCAGGTTCGCCAGCTCGTGTTGTGGCGTCTGCCGCCAGAGGTCGTGGCGGAGTTGGATCTCGATACCATCGCTCCCGCGAAGCAGTCGTTTGTCGATCAGACGTTGCGGGAGAGCCTTTCGGATCTGGTCTTTGAAGTCGCGTTGGCTGGCGGCGGCGAGGCGTTGGTTGTGTTGTTGTTCGAACACAAATCGACCCCCGATGCGATGACGTCGTTCCAGGTGTTGCGTTATATCGTTGGGGTGTTGGACCAGCGGCAACGCGATTCGCTGCCGTTGTGCTGTGTGATTCCGATTGTGTTGTATCACGGCGTGCGGCCATGGAATGTCGCTCGATCGCTGCCGGAACTGATCGATGCTCCTGCATCGCTGCAGCCCTATGTTCCGTCGTTTACGATGCCGTTGATCGATCTGAGCTGTTGCACCGATGAAGAATTGCGTACCGAATCGCTTTTCTTCGCGTACATGTCGCTGCTAAAATACATCGGGCGCGATGAACTGCCCGAGCGGCTGCCAGAGCTTTTGCGGCTGTTTCGCAAATTGCTCCCCCCGGCGACGGGATTGTCTAGCCTTGAAACGATCCTCCGCTATCTGGTCAGCGGAACCGACCGAGTGACTCGCGACCAGTTGCGGACGGCGGTCGCCGACGCATTGCGAATCGAAGGAGAGAGCCTGATGCCAACTATCGCTGAACAGTGGTTACAAGAGGGGATTGAGAAGGGGGTTCAAGCAGGTGTTGAAAAGGGGGAATGGATCGGCCGGATCCGGACGCTTCAGGAGGTCTTGAGCCGCAAGGTCGATTCTGTCGAGTCGTTGATGTCGCTGCAGGTGAGCGAGCTTCAGCAGCTGGCCGGCGATTTGAGCGAGGCGTTGCCAAAAGAAGGGCGTTGA